The following are from one region of the Jatrophihabitans telluris genome:
- a CDS encoding carbohydrate ABC transporter permease: MTAGDTTPARRAGRPRTGAGVRSRRPSGWHLLLVPLALVMLVPLIWMLLTSLSTLEETRRFPPGLPSSLHWGNYRQAWAESPFAHWLLNSAIVSLTCVISNLVLCSMAGYAFARIRFAGSRLVFAAILATLMVPFQVVMIPTLLIVKHLGLVDSLPALIAPNLVTPFGIYLLRQFFLSLPVELEEAALIDGASRWRLLSRILLPLMGPPLSTVAVLTFLSVWNDFLWPLVVTSSPSTMTVQIGLATFQSAHFTNWPVLMAGTLLSQLPVLALFLAGQRYFVSSIANTGIK; this comes from the coding sequence ATGACCGCCGGCGACACCACCCCGGCACGCCGCGCCGGCCGCCCCCGGACCGGAGCGGGCGTCCGGTCGCGCCGACCGTCCGGCTGGCATCTGCTGCTGGTGCCACTCGCGCTGGTCATGCTGGTGCCGCTCATCTGGATGCTGCTCACGAGCTTGTCCACCCTCGAGGAGACGCGTCGCTTCCCGCCGGGACTGCCGTCCTCGTTGCACTGGGGCAACTACCGCCAGGCGTGGGCGGAATCGCCGTTCGCGCACTGGCTGCTCAACAGCGCCATCGTCTCGCTGACCTGCGTGATCAGCAATCTCGTGCTGTGCAGCATGGCCGGCTACGCCTTCGCCCGGATCCGGTTCGCGGGAAGTCGCCTGGTCTTCGCGGCGATTCTGGCTACGTTGATGGTTCCGTTCCAGGTGGTGATGATCCCCACGCTGCTCATCGTCAAACACCTGGGTCTGGTCGACTCGTTGCCGGCTCTGATCGCTCCGAACCTGGTCACCCCGTTCGGCATCTACCTGCTGCGCCAGTTCTTCCTGAGCCTGCCGGTCGAACTGGAGGAGGCCGCACTGATCGACGGGGCAAGCCGCTGGCGGCTGCTCAGCCGGATCCTGCTGCCGCTGATGGGCCCGCCGTTGAGCACAGTCGCGGTGCTGACGTTCCTGTCGGTGTGGAACGACTTTCTCTGGCCGCTGGTGGTGACCTCGTCGCCGTCGACCATGACCGTTCAGATCGGACTGGCCACCTTCCAGAGCGCGCACTTCACCAACTGGCCGGTGCTGATGGCGGGCACCCTGTTGAGCCAATTGCCGGTGCTGGCGCTGTTCCTGGCCGGGCAGCGCTACTTCGTCAGTTCGATCGCCAACACCGGGATCAAGTAG
- a CDS encoding sensor domain-containing phosphodiesterase — translation MSNPATARPEPERSALPGPAGEESPWPPGPAAPAIGFNRFALPSARDVMAARLRRALDCDELTVSYQPLVELPSTRVIGAEALARWTDAELGIVPPDEFIAVAEAEGLIGRLGRWVMLRACLEATGWLADVDGRLPTVTVNLSAVQLDDATVVEDVRHALAVSGLRPDRLCLEVTETAAIANLEQCAQRLKGLKALGVRLALDDYGTGHSSITMLRRLPFDIVKIDRSFVDRITADALDAVLVRLIIDTAHSLGLRVCAEGVEDEEQARQLIAMGADSAQGWLFGKPEPASHALLARLGNRLGQVRVDESIEPKLVLGGTEELIIVATSDYTIRYISASAKAMLGYAPSEAIGQSVADFLESSQLSQPAPGSAGPGSAAPGELGNGQYKLRHKDGSHRWLDSKAQSVSRDGGDILLIARDVTAAVEAQRAVTESEAKFREAFDGAPIGMAINRLDGTFLDVNHALAELLGYTRSQILGSRVSELTHPDDRGADVANTQDLLDGTVRRVSVDKRYLHADGSALPVRVLASIVTDDESGLAYIVAHIQPR, via the coding sequence GTGTCAAATCCAGCAACAGCCAGGCCTGAGCCCGAACGCTCGGCCTTGCCAGGACCCGCGGGTGAGGAGTCGCCGTGGCCACCAGGTCCAGCGGCCCCGGCGATCGGCTTCAACCGCTTCGCCCTGCCCTCCGCCCGCGACGTCATGGCGGCGCGGCTGCGCAGAGCTCTGGACTGCGACGAGCTGACCGTCAGTTACCAGCCTCTGGTCGAGCTTCCGTCCACCCGCGTCATCGGTGCCGAAGCCCTGGCCCGCTGGACCGACGCCGAGCTCGGCATCGTGCCTCCTGATGAGTTCATCGCCGTGGCCGAGGCGGAGGGGCTGATCGGTCGGCTGGGGCGCTGGGTCATGCTGCGGGCCTGCCTGGAAGCCACCGGCTGGCTCGCCGATGTCGACGGCAGACTCCCTACCGTCACAGTGAACCTCTCGGCCGTTCAGTTGGATGACGCCACCGTCGTCGAGGACGTCCGGCACGCTCTCGCGGTGTCAGGTCTGCGACCGGATCGGCTCTGCCTGGAGGTGACCGAGACCGCCGCGATCGCGAACCTCGAACAGTGCGCGCAGCGGCTGAAGGGCCTCAAGGCTCTCGGGGTTCGGCTCGCACTCGACGACTACGGCACCGGGCATTCGTCCATCACGATGCTGCGCCGGTTGCCTTTCGACATCGTCAAGATCGACCGCTCCTTCGTCGACCGGATCACCGCCGACGCGCTGGACGCGGTGCTCGTACGCCTCATCATCGACACCGCCCACAGCCTGGGCCTGCGCGTGTGCGCCGAAGGGGTCGAGGACGAGGAGCAAGCCCGGCAGCTGATCGCGATGGGCGCCGACAGTGCCCAGGGCTGGTTGTTCGGAAAGCCGGAACCAGCCTCGCACGCGCTGCTCGCGCGACTGGGCAACCGCCTCGGGCAGGTGCGCGTCGACGAGTCGATCGAACCCAAGCTCGTCCTCGGCGGTACCGAGGAGCTGATCATCGTCGCCACGTCCGACTACACGATCCGCTACATCTCGGCCTCGGCCAAGGCGATGCTCGGCTACGCGCCGAGTGAGGCGATCGGTCAGTCGGTGGCCGATTTTCTGGAGTCCTCGCAGCTGAGCCAACCAGCGCCGGGCAGCGCCGGGCCGGGCAGCGCTGCGCCGGGCGAACTCGGCAACGGCCAGTACAAGCTGCGCCACAAGGACGGCTCCCACCGTTGGCTCGATTCCAAGGCACAGTCGGTCAGCCGGGACGGCGGCGACATCCTGCTGATCGCCCGCGACGTCACGGCCGCGGTGGAGGCACAACGTGCGGTGACCGAGAGCGAGGCGAAGTTCCGTGAGGCCTTCGACGGTGCGCCGATCGGCATGGCGATCAACCGGCTCGACGGGACCTTCCTCGACGTCAACCACGCACTGGCCGAGTTGCTGGGGTACACCCGCAGCCAGATCCTCGGCTCGCGGGTCTCCGAGCTCACCCACCCGGACGATCGTGGCGCCGATGTCGCCAACACCCAGGATCTCCTCGACGGGACCGTGCGGCGGGTGTCGGTCGACAAGCGTTACCTGCACGCAGACGGATCCGCGTTACCGGTCCGCGTGCTCGCCTCGATCGTCACCGACGACGAGTCCGGTCTGGCCTATATCGTCGCCCACATCCAGCCGCGGTAA